The sequence TCCCAAATGGCACACCCAGTTCCTCGAGAATCTGCACCGTCGCCGCCGAGAATCCGCACTGTGGAAAACTTGCGGTACCTTTCATGAAGACTTGAATCTTGTTACCGCGGATCGCTGACTGGATTCGTTCAATTGCCTCGGACATGGTCCTTACCTCCGATTTTCGTACTGCGCGGGCGTGAGGGTCCTCAGGGAAAGTGCGTGCACTCTCACTCGCATCGCATCGCCAAGTGCTTTGTACACCGTTTGATGCCGCTCGACGAGGCCCTTGCCCTCGAACACCGTACTCACGATCAGTGCCTCGAAATGGTCTCCGCCGCCGGTGGTGTCTCTGACCTCGACATGAGCATCCGGGATTCCCTGCCGGATCAGAGTTTCAACTTCCTTCGCATCCATCTCCGGTTATTTAACCGACTACCGTGGCGCGATTCCACACCTGTGAAACGGCTTCCGCATATTTTCCGCGGTTCTCAGATACTTACGGAATTGCCGTCTTCGCTGTCTTTGGAACCTTTCGGGGCGGCACCCTTCATCAGATCCCTGGCGGTTTCGCTAAGCTCGCCGGGCCTTCCGGCTCCCATCACTTTTTGCACCAGGCGGCCGTCGCGACTGATGAACAGAGTTGTAGGAATCGCCTCGACCCCCAGGGAATCGACCACCGGTGCACTCGCGACCAGCACCGGATAGTTGATCTTGAACTTGCGCACGAAAGGACCGATATCGCGAATACCATCGCCCTGTATGGTGTCACACGCGACCCCGATGATCTCGAGGCCCTTGGATTTGTGGTAGCGCGAATAGAGGTCTTTCAATTCCGGTATCTGCTTGCGGCACGGCGGACACCAGGTTGCCCAGAAATCGACGATCACCGGATGGCCGCGGAACTGGCTGAGCCGCATTGGGTTGCCATCCAAGTCCTGCAACTCGAAATCCGGCACCCTCGGCGCGCTAATGGGAATTACGCTTTGTGCAAACCCCGGCATGGAAACCGCCGAGCCAACGATCGCGACCGCCACCACCAGCAAACTTAGCCCGATCTTGGCCGGCATCCGGGAAGTGGCTCGGGTGGTAAAGAAGTGGGCCGCCACCTTACACCTGCTCGACGACCGTGGCGATTCCCTGACCGATGCCGATGCACATCGTCGCCACCCCCAACGCGACACGACGACGGTGCATCTCGTGGATCAGGGTCACCACCAGCCGCGCGCCCGAGCATCCGAGGGGATGCCCCAAGGCTACGGCGCCGCCGTTCACATTGAGCTTCTCTTCGTCGATCTTGAGGTCGGTGTTACACGCGAGAACCTGTGCGGCAAACGCCTCGTTAATTTCGAATAAGCCGATATCCTTGATCCCGAGGCGGGCGCGGCCGAGCGCCTTACGGGTTGCGGGAACGGGACCCCATCCCATGATCTCGGGGCGCACGCCGACAACGGCGGTGGCGCGAATTTTGGCGAACGGTCTGAGCCCGAGATCGCGTGCACGCTCCGCACTCATCAGCAGCACGGCGGCGGCGCCATCGCTGATTTGTGAGGAATTGCCCGCCGTAACCTGTCCGTCGGACTTGAACGAGGGTTGCAGTGCGGCGAGCTTCTCGAGGCTGGTCTCCGCGCGGGGGCCCTGGTCGACGTCGACTGTGGGGCCGTCGGCCAACTTGATAGGGACGATCTCCTCTTTGAACCGATCGCGAGCGGCGACAGCGCGCTGATTGGAGCGCAGCGCAAAGGTATCCGACTGCTGGCGGGTTATCTTATACATGTCCGCAAGCCGCTCCGCGGTGAGACCCATAAAGAACATGTCGCGCGGAAACATCTCGAGCAGTTTGGGATTCGGCACGATCCCCGAACCCATCGGCACGTGGGTCATGTGTTCAACCCCGCCCGCGAGGGCGACCTCGCCGGCGCCGACCATGATCTCCTGGGCAGCGAAGTTGAGCGCCTGCAGACTCGAGCCGCATTGCCGGTCGATCGTGGTCCCAGCGACTTCAACCGGCAGCGCTGACAGCAACCCAATCATCCGGGCGACGTTCAGACCCTGCTCGCCCGATTGATTCGCACATCCGAAGACTACGTCTTCGATCTCGGCCGGATTTACTTTGGGATTTTTCTCAAGCAGGCGGCGTATGCAATTCACCGCGAGATCATCGGCACGGATGTCTTTATAGTACCCCTTGTCCCTAGCAGCTCTGCCGATCGGCGTCCTTACGCCGTCGACCACGACAACTTCGCGCACGAGGGATTCCTCCATTGCCGGATTTTGCCGCCGCCCCGTGAGGCGCCGGCGGAGACGTCTATATGATACTCCGCTTGCGCAACTCGGAAAGGTGCCAAGAATCATAGCCTAGCACACGCTCCAAGACGGCGTCGGTGTGTTCGCCGAGCGAAGGCGCACGGGTAGCAGGAATCGCCTTGGAGCCGGTGTTCTTGAAGGGAGAGCCGGGCACGATCAGATCCGGATACCCGGGATGGTCTGCCCGCAGAATCATGGCACGCTCCTGCAGATGCGGGTTACGGGTCACTTCCTCGACGTTCGCGATCGGAGCGCATGGCACTGCGGCATCGCCCAGCAACCGAAGCCAGTGATCGCGCGTCTTGGTCATGAACCGGCGTGCGAGAATTGCCTCGAGTTCCACATGATGCGAGGTGCGCTCCGCATTGCGGATGAAACGTGCGTCCTCCTTCAACTCAGGCATCTCGATCGCGTCGCACAATCGCTGCCAGATGGCTTCGTTGCCCGCACCCGCTACAAAGAAACCATCGGCTGCGCGGAATTGCTGAAAGGGCGTGATGGACGGATGGCGAGTGCCGAGCGGTCCGGGCACACGGCCCGAGACCGAGTAGCGCGCGAGCGCGTCTTCCAGCATCGCGACCTGACAGTCGAGCATCGCAACGTCGATATGCGTGCCCTTGCCATCGCGGTCGCGAATCCGCAGGGCGGCCAGGATAGCCGAAAGTCCATAGAGCGCAGCCGAGAGATCCCCGATTGAAACGCCGCAGCGGGTAGGTTCGCCGTCGGGCGGTCCCGTGATGCTCATGGTGCCGCCCAGCGCCTGCGCGACGATATCGTAGGCGGGCGCTGCGGCCATTGGTCCGGTTTGTCCAAAACCGGAAATTGAGCAAAGAATTACGCGGGGGTTGGCGGCCACCAGCGCCGGGTAACCGATGCCGAAGCGCTGCATGGTGCCGGGCGAGAAATTCTCGACTACTACATCAGATTTTGCCGTCAGCGACAGAAATATCTCTACCCCTTCTTGCCGGCGCAGGTCGAGGGTGACGCTCTGTTTGCCGCGATTGACGCTGTAGTAGTAGCCCGAGTCTCCGTTGGGAAGCATCGGTGCGAAGCTGCGCGAATCGTCCCCGCGTCCGGGTAATTCGATCTTGATGACCTCGGCGCCGAGGTCTGCGAGGTTCATCGTGCAGAAAGGACCGGCTAGCACCCGAGTGAGGTCCAGCACGCGAATCCCGGCCAAGGGCTTGTCTTCGATCATTGTCTAAGAGCCGTCTCCCCAAACTTCCGAAGTTCTGTTTTTCCAAACTCTAGATCCGTTTGGGACATCGGCCCTGAGGCAGATACCCCGAATCGACCAAGCCAATCGCGGCGCACGAGCGGTGCCACCAACTCGCTTTAACCGGCGGAATGCGGCGCGCCTGGGCTCATCGATTGTGCGAACGTTGGAGCTCGACACGATCTTCCTAAAATAACCGTTCGAGCAGCAGAGCTAGCGCCGCCGTTGGCGCGCGGCTTCGCTCGCGCGCATCGCCTCCGCCGGGGTTACGATGAGCCGAGGCTCCTCGCGCGCTCGTTGCTGTTCCTCGGCGACCACATTGCCAAGTTGCATTCGGATGAATCCGACAATGAACGGGACGCGCTTCAGATCGGCGACGTCGCGAATCTTGGCCGCCGCCGCAGCTGCCCAGCCGGCCTCCTCGCGCTTGCCGTTCTTCAGTAGGTAGTAGGCGATGTCCTCAAACCGCCTCCGGATGCGTGCGCCGCTTTCAGCGCTCAGCAGATCAGCGATCGCGCTCTCGACGATCTGGACGACACGATCCTGCTGTTGCATCTGGTTGAGGACAATCGTGCTTTCGTTGGCGCGGTTGAGCTCTTCCACGTAAGGAGCAACCAACGCGCTCGCGAGCTTCCATTCAAGCAGCGCGGGTTCCTTCAGCAGATCGAGCGAGGGATCTTTCGACGCTTCCGCAGCAAGTTCTGAATAAATCGGATGTTGGAGGTCGGTTGGCGGCGACGAGTTGATAAGTTCCGCCCGCAACGCCAGAAAGTTCCCCACCTTGCCGCGACGCGCCTCAGGCGTGTGCCGATAGGCTTCGCACAGCAGGAAGTCTGCCAACCGCCAGTCGGCATCGACCAGGCGCATGCCGGACCGTCGCTCCAGCTCCTCCCGCTCCTGGCGCAGCTCGCGA is a genomic window of Candidatus Binataceae bacterium containing:
- a CDS encoding thiolase family protein: MREVVVVDGVRTPIGRAARDKGYYKDIRADDLAVNCIRRLLEKNPKVNPAEIEDVVFGCANQSGEQGLNVARMIGLLSALPVEVAGTTIDRQCGSSLQALNFAAQEIMVGAGEVALAGGVEHMTHVPMGSGIVPNPKLLEMFPRDMFFMGLTAERLADMYKITRQQSDTFALRSNQRAVAARDRFKEEIVPIKLADGPTVDVDQGPRAETSLEKLAALQPSFKSDGQVTAGNSSQISDGAAAVLLMSAERARDLGLRPFAKIRATAVVGVRPEIMGWGPVPATRKALGRARLGIKDIGLFEINEAFAAQVLACNTDLKIDEEKLNVNGGAVALGHPLGCSGARLVVTLIHEMHRRRVALGVATMCIGIGQGIATVVEQV
- a CDS encoding CoA transferase codes for the protein MIEDKPLAGIRVLDLTRVLAGPFCTMNLADLGAEVIKIELPGRGDDSRSFAPMLPNGDSGYYYSVNRGKQSVTLDLRRQEGVEIFLSLTAKSDVVVENFSPGTMQRFGIGYPALVAANPRVILCSISGFGQTGPMAAAPAYDIVAQALGGTMSITGPPDGEPTRCGVSIGDLSAALYGLSAILAALRIRDRDGKGTHIDVAMLDCQVAMLEDALARYSVSGRVPGPLGTRHPSITPFQQFRAADGFFVAGAGNEAIWQRLCDAIEMPELKEDARFIRNAERTSHHVELEAILARRFMTKTRDHWLRLLGDAAVPCAPIANVEEVTRNPHLQERAMILRADHPGYPDLIVPGSPFKNTGSKAIPATRAPSLGEHTDAVLERVLGYDSWHLSELRKRSII
- a CDS encoding redoxin domain-containing protein, with amino-acid sequence MAAHFFTTRATSRMPAKIGLSLLVVAVAIVGSAVSMPGFAQSVIPISAPRVPDFELQDLDGNPMRLSQFRGHPVIVDFWATWCPPCRKQIPELKDLYSRYHKSKGLEIIGVACDTIQGDGIRDIGPFVRKFKINYPVLVASAPVVDSLGVEAIPTTLFISRDGRLVQKVMGAGRPGELSETARDLMKGAAPKGSKDSEDGNSVSI
- a CDS encoding BolA family protein, coding for MDAKEVETLIRQGIPDAHVEVRDTTGGGDHFEALIVSTVFEGKGLVERHQTVYKALGDAMRVRVHALSLRTLTPAQYENRR